One stretch of Nicotiana tabacum cultivar K326 chromosome 18, ASM71507v2, whole genome shotgun sequence DNA includes these proteins:
- the LOC107811321 gene encoding dehydration-responsive element-binding protein 1A-like produces MDIFGNYYFDLLIPTLSTSLLPAEILPESSTSSDNGSSGTPSYSDEEVMLASNYPKKRAGRKTFRETRHPVYRGIRRRNSNKWVCEVREPNKKSRIWLGTFPTAEMAARAHDVAAIALRGRSACLNFADSAWRLPIPASSAAKDIQKAAAEAAEAFRPLESDGENSREIIVDQAIQEVVAELPDNVLFMDEEALFCMPRLLANMAEGLMLPPPQCIDGYVMESDHADMSLWSY; encoded by the coding sequence ATGGATATTTTTGGAAACTACTATTTCGACCTACTAATTCCTACACTGTCAACTTCTTTGTTGCCAGCTGAAATACTGCCTGAATCTTCAACATCGTCTGATAATGGCAGCTCAGGGACACCTAGTTAttctgatgaagaagtgatgttAGCTTCGAACTATCCAAAGAAACGTGCAGGTAGGAAAACATTTCGTGAAACTCGACATCCAGTATACAGGGGAATAAGGAGGAGAAATTCGAATAAGTGGGTTTGTGAAGTAAGAGAACCCAATAAGAAATCAAGAATATGGCTAGGCACTTTCCCTACCGCAGAAATGGCGGCTCGAGCTCATGACGTGGCAGCGATAGCTCTAAGAGGTCGGTCTGCATGTTTGAACTTTGCTGACTCGGCTTGGAGGTTACCAATACCAGCTTCATCGGCCGCCAAGGATATTCAGAAGGCGGCCGCTGAAGCCGCCGAAGCATTTCGGCCATTAGAATCCGATGGAGAAAACTCTAGGGAAATTATTGTTGACCAAGCCATACAAGAGGTGGTTGCAGAATTGCCTGATAATGTGTTGTTTATGGACGAGGAGGCTCTTTTCTGCATGCCGAGATTACTTGCGAATATGGCCGAGGGGCTAATGCTACCTCCACCTCAATGTATAGACGGATATGTCATGGAATCTGATCATGCTGACATGTCTTTGTGGAGCTATTGA